A region from the Mycolicibacterium litorale genome encodes:
- a CDS encoding ABC transporter permease: MRELWDYLTSHRAQLAFDSYQHVSAVVQSVLIATVIGVALGVLTYRNAAAANLATATSSVILTVPAFALLGLLIPVFGLGVVPSVAALVLYSLLPIVRNTIVGLNAVDPALTDAARGIGMSRLATLGRVELRLVWPSILSAMRISTQMSMGVLAIAAYVKGPGLGNLIFAGLARVGSPTAVPMALTGTLLIIVLALVLDAVLVLVGRLTTSKGIR; the protein is encoded by the coding sequence GTGCGGGAGCTGTGGGACTACCTCACCAGCCACCGGGCACAGTTGGCCTTCGACTCCTATCAGCACGTCAGCGCCGTGGTGCAGAGCGTGCTCATCGCGACCGTGATCGGCGTCGCGCTCGGCGTGCTGACCTACCGCAACGCCGCCGCGGCCAACCTCGCCACCGCGACGTCCAGCGTGATACTGACGGTGCCGGCGTTCGCACTGCTGGGTCTGCTGATCCCGGTGTTCGGGCTCGGCGTGGTGCCCAGTGTGGCGGCGCTGGTGCTGTATTCGCTGCTGCCGATCGTCCGCAACACGATCGTGGGGCTCAACGCCGTCGACCCGGCGCTCACCGACGCCGCGCGGGGGATCGGGATGAGCCGGTTGGCCACCCTCGGCCGGGTCGAACTGCGGCTGGTGTGGCCGTCGATCCTGTCGGCCATGCGGATCAGCACGCAGATGTCGATGGGTGTGCTGGCCATCGCCGCCTACGTCAAGGGGCCCGGGTTGGGGAACCTCATCTTCGCCGGGTTGGCGCGCGTCGGCAGCCCCACCGCGGTGCCGATGGCGCTGACCGGCACGCTGCTGATCATCGTCCTCGCGCTGGTCCTCGACGCCGTCCTGGTGCTCGTCGGGCGGCTCACCACATCGAAAGGCATTCGATGA
- a CDS encoding ATP-binding cassette domain-containing protein — MTPRNGVTVTEPSGVRIELDHVSKIYPGATEPAVDDASLDIPAGEIVVFVGPSGCGKTTMMRMINRLSEPTSGRIRIGDVDALSIKPTELRRKIGYSIQQAGLFPHMTIRQNVGLVPGLLRWDRKRIDARVDELLDLVGLDPGQYADRYPRQLSGGQQQRVGVARALAADPPVLLMDEPFGAVDPITRSTLQDELLRLQTELRKTIVFVTHDFGEAVKLGDRIAVLGPRSKLLQYDTPQNILASPADDTVAGFVGSGASLRQLGLMRIKDVALREHVAVSADDTVDDVRERLARSDFDWAVVLDRRERPVKWVRESRLRHASTLADAVEDLDVVSTHSTLEDALEAILAEQHASAVVTGPGGRYAGVVTLDTLIGTITRLRAEANTETPEP, encoded by the coding sequence ATGACACCACGAAACGGCGTGACGGTGACCGAACCGTCAGGTGTGCGCATCGAACTCGACCACGTCTCCAAGATCTACCCTGGCGCCACCGAACCGGCGGTCGACGACGCGTCGCTGGACATCCCGGCCGGTGAGATCGTCGTGTTCGTCGGCCCATCCGGCTGCGGGAAGACCACGATGATGCGGATGATCAACCGGCTGTCGGAGCCGACGTCGGGCCGAATCCGCATCGGCGATGTCGACGCGCTGTCGATCAAGCCGACCGAACTGCGCCGCAAGATCGGGTACTCCATCCAACAGGCGGGCCTGTTCCCGCACATGACGATCCGCCAGAACGTCGGCCTGGTTCCGGGGCTGCTGCGCTGGGACCGAAAGCGCATCGACGCGCGCGTCGACGAACTGCTCGATCTCGTCGGACTCGATCCGGGTCAGTACGCCGACCGGTATCCGCGACAGCTGTCCGGTGGTCAGCAGCAGCGCGTGGGCGTGGCGCGGGCGCTGGCCGCCGATCCGCCGGTACTGCTGATGGACGAGCCGTTCGGCGCCGTCGACCCGATCACACGCAGCACCCTGCAGGACGAACTACTGAGGCTGCAAACCGAATTGCGCAAGACCATCGTGTTCGTCACCCATGATTTCGGTGAGGCGGTCAAACTCGGCGACCGTATCGCCGTGCTCGGGCCGCGGTCCAAGCTGCTGCAGTACGACACCCCGCAGAACATCCTGGCCAGCCCAGCCGACGACACCGTCGCCGGATTCGTCGGCTCCGGCGCCTCGCTGCGTCAGCTCGGCCTCATGCGGATCAAGGACGTCGCGTTGCGCGAGCACGTCGCGGTATCCGCCGACGACACCGTCGACGACGTCCGAGAACGCCTGGCCCGCAGCGACTTCGACTGGGCCGTCGTCCTGGACCGCCGTGAGCGTCCGGTCAAATGGGTGCGGGAGTCGCGGCTGCGGCATGCGTCCACGCTTGCGGACGCCGTCGAGGACCTCGACGTCGTCAGCACCCACTCGACACTGGAGGACGCGCTGGAGGCGATCCTCGCCGAGCAGCACGCCTCCGCGGTGGTGACCGGGCCCGGGGGCCGCTACGCCGGGGTGGTCACGCTGGACACCCTCATCGGCACCATCACCCGGCTGCGCGCGGAGGCCAACACGGAGACGCCCGAACCGTGA
- a CDS encoding ABC transporter permease, which yields MSIVADRAQDSGTTPTATSAERLRLLVQPALVLAVGATVVFWAFNRDLTATQQENINPGNVATLIWQHLLITAAVTAIVLAVGVPVGILVTRPGAKALRPLFIGVANVGQAAPAIGLLVLLFLLTARTGFWIGVAPIALYSLLPVLASTILGLDQVDRSLVDAGLGQGMSRTGVLLRVELPLAVPYILAGLRTSLVLAVGTATLSFLVNAGGLGILIDTGYKLQDDVTLILGSVLAVCLALLVDWLGGLAEFFLNPKGLR from the coding sequence GTGAGCATCGTCGCCGACCGGGCCCAGGACAGCGGGACGACGCCCACCGCCACCTCCGCGGAGCGGCTGCGCCTGCTCGTCCAGCCGGCGCTCGTGTTGGCAGTCGGTGCGACCGTGGTGTTCTGGGCGTTCAACCGCGATCTGACCGCGACCCAGCAGGAGAACATCAACCCCGGCAACGTGGCGACCCTGATCTGGCAGCATCTGCTCATCACCGCCGCGGTCACCGCGATCGTGCTGGCGGTCGGTGTGCCGGTGGGCATCCTGGTCACCAGGCCCGGCGCGAAAGCGTTGCGGCCGTTGTTCATCGGGGTGGCCAACGTGGGGCAGGCGGCGCCGGCGATCGGCCTGCTGGTGTTGCTGTTCCTGTTGACGGCACGCACCGGCTTCTGGATCGGTGTCGCACCGATCGCGCTGTACTCGCTGCTGCCGGTGCTCGCGAGCACCATCCTCGGACTCGATCAGGTGGACCGCTCCCTCGTGGATGCCGGTCTGGGGCAGGGTATGTCGCGGACCGGAGTGTTGCTGAGGGTGGAACTGCCGCTGGCGGTGCCCTACATCCTCGCGGGGTTGCGCACGTCGCTGGTGCTCGCGGTCGGCACGGCGACGCTGTCGTTCCTGGTCAACGCCGGCGGGCTCGGCATCCTGATCGACACCGGCTACAAGCTGCAGGACGACGTCACCCTCATCCTGGGCAGTGTGCTCGCCGTCTGCCTGGCGCTGCTCGTCGACTGGCTGGGCGGACTCGCCGAGTTCTTCCTGAACCCCAAGGGGCTGCGATGA
- a CDS encoding glycine betaine ABC transporter substrate-binding protein, whose protein sequence is MNRDFGVVGRGGRNRLHRNRVLMLAVVVVLAVSGCGLGSGGAVPLRVGAGSITPTPGIEGARITVGSKEYTEQVILGYILEFTLMAAGAEVRDLTGIVGSRSTREAQLSGQVDVAYEFTGNAWINYLGHEKPIPNTREQYAAVRDEDLERNDMVWLEPGPMDDTYALAASKRVVDRTGVRTLSQYAELVRTNPAAARTCVDTEFRARQDGFPGMAAAYGFDPARAQTPILQVGIIYQATADARQCDFGEVFTTDGRIAALDLTVLTDDRQFFAHYNPSVTMKRAFFEAHPEIAEVTAPVTAALTNDAIIEMNKQVDVEGRDPAVVARDWMVAEGFVTAR, encoded by the coding sequence ATGAACCGGGATTTCGGTGTAGTTGGTCGCGGTGGACGCAACCGACTACACCGAAATCGCGTGCTGATGCTGGCCGTCGTGGTTGTTCTGGCCGTCAGCGGATGCGGGCTCGGATCGGGCGGCGCGGTGCCGCTGAGGGTGGGTGCGGGCTCGATCACCCCGACGCCGGGAATCGAGGGGGCGCGTATCACCGTCGGCTCCAAGGAGTACACCGAGCAGGTCATCCTGGGTTACATCCTCGAATTCACGCTGATGGCGGCCGGCGCCGAGGTGCGCGACCTGACCGGCATCGTCGGCTCCCGCAGCACCCGCGAGGCGCAACTGTCCGGCCAGGTCGACGTGGCCTACGAGTTCACCGGCAACGCGTGGATCAACTATCTCGGCCACGAGAAGCCGATTCCGAACACCCGCGAGCAGTACGCGGCGGTGCGCGACGAAGACCTCGAACGCAACGACATGGTATGGCTCGAACCCGGCCCGATGGACGACACCTACGCGCTGGCCGCCAGCAAGCGGGTCGTCGACCGCACCGGCGTGCGCACGCTGTCTCAGTACGCCGAGTTGGTGCGGACCAACCCGGCCGCGGCCAGGACGTGCGTCGACACCGAGTTCCGGGCACGCCAGGACGGCTTCCCCGGAATGGCCGCGGCGTACGGCTTCGATCCCGCCCGGGCGCAGACGCCGATCCTGCAGGTGGGGATCATCTATCAGGCCACCGCCGACGCCCGGCAGTGCGATTTCGGCGAGGTGTTCACCACCGACGGCCGTATCGCCGCCCTGGACCTCACGGTGCTCACCGATGACAGACAGTTCTTCGCCCACTACAACCCGTCGGTGACCATGAAGCGCGCGTTCTTCGAAGCCCACCCCGAGATCGCCGAGGTGACGGCGCCGGTCACCGCCGCCCTCACCAACGACGCGATCATCGAGATGAACAAACAGGTCGACGTCGAAGGCCGTGATCCGGCCGTCGTAGCCCGTGACTGGATGGTCGCCGAAGGGTTCGTCACCGCCCGCTGA